In one Colletotrichum destructivum chromosome 2, complete sequence genomic region, the following are encoded:
- a CDS encoding Putative endoplasmic reticulum vesicle transporter, whose translation MPAKSRFTRLDAFTKTVDEARVRTTSGGIVTIVSLIVVFWLAWGEWVDYRRIEIHPELIVDKGRGERMEIHLNMTFPKMPCELLTLDVMDVSGEQQHGVIHGVNKVRLRSQKEGGGVIDMKALDLHSREATAEHLDPNYCGACYGAQAPANAQKAGCCNTCEEVREAYAQASWAFGKGENVEQCTREHYAERLEEQRQEGCRLEGNLRVNKVVGNFHLAPGRSFSNGNMHVHDLKNYWDTPDDAQHDFTHTIHSLRFGPQLPDQVTKKMGKRAYAWTNHHGNPLDNTHQETTDPNYNFMYFVKIVPTSYLALNWQKSSSYQDEENSGLGLLGQGNDGSVETHQYSVTSHKRSLAGGDDAAEGHKERLHSRGGIPGVFFSYDISPMKVINREERAKTFTGFLTGLCAIIGGTLTVAAAVDRGVFEGGLRLKKMRSKDL comes from the exons ATGCCGGCAAAATCGAGATTTACGAGGCTTGACGCCTTCACGAAaaccgtcgacgaggcgcgTGTTCGTACGACTTCCGGTGGAATCGTTACCATCGTCTCGCTGATCGTGGTCTTTTGGCTGGCCTGGGGAGAATGGGTTGACTATCGGAGGATAGAGATCCACCCCGAGTTGATAGTAGATAAGGGCAGAG GCGAGCGCATGGAGATCCATCTCAACATGACCTTCCCCAAGATGCCCTGCGAGCTTCTAACCCTGGATGTTATGGATGTCTccggcgagcagcagcacggcgTCATACATGGCGTCAACAAGGTTCGCCTCCGCTCCCAGAaggagggaggcggcgtcATTGACATGAAGGCCTTGGACTT ACACTCCCGCGAGGCGACCGCCGAGCACCTGGACCCCAACTATTGCGGCGCCTGCTACGGTGCCCAGGCCCCGGCAAACGCGCAGAAGGCCGGCTGCTGCAACACTTGCGAGGAAGTCAGAGAGGCGTACGCGCAAGCTTCGTGGGCGTTCGGCAAGGGTGAGAACGTCGAGCAGTGCACGCGCGAACACTATGCCGAGCGGTTGGAGGAGCAGCGCCAGGAGGGTTGCCGCCTAGAGGGCAACCTGCGCgtcaacaaggtcgtcgGAAACTTCCACCTTGCCCCCGGCCGCAGCTTCAGTAATGGAAACATGCACGTCCACGACCTCAAGAACTACTGGGACACCCCCGATGACGCCCAGCACGACTTCACCCACACTATCCACTCCCTGCGCTTCGGTCCCCAGCTGCCCGACCAGGTCACCAAGAAGATGGGCAAGCGTGCGTACGCCTGGACGAACCACCACGGCAACCCACTCGACAACACCCATCAGGAGACCACCGACCCCAACTACAACTTCATGTACTTCGTCAAGATCGTGCCTACCTCTTACCTCGCCCTCAACTGGCAAAAGTCTTCCAGCTACCAAGACGAGGAGAATTCTGGCCTCgggctcctcggccagggcaACGATGGCAGCGTCGAGACTCACCAGTACTCTGTGACCAGCCACAAGCGTAGCTTGgctggcggtgatgatgccgccgagggaCACAAGGAGCGTCTTCACTCCCGTGGTGGTATTCCGGGTGTCTTTTTCTCCTAC GATATCTCCCCCATGAAGGTCATCAACCGCGAAGAGCGCGCCAAGACATTCACGGGCTTCCTCACCGGTCTTTGTGCCATCATCGGCGGTACTCttaccgtcgccgccgccgtcgaccgtgGCGTTTTCGAGGGCGGATTGCGTCTCAAGAAGATGCGTTCGAAGGACCTCTAG
- a CDS encoding Putative aldehyde dehydrogenase domain, aldehyde/histidinol dehydrogenase produces MRRHSVAQSGGEDYSHRRRVSFSPTMISAVTSPFASTTTTITSAPSSNSTTRSNTNSLVIHGLPPVSLPLPLPFKLTDVDLLRRDCHVHGEWVSSRNNKRFAVLDPGTGRVWAACPDSTRDDLHTIIKSSFSGFQGFSTTPARERARLLTSWHHLILASRIDLATILVHETGKPLNEALAEVDYGAGLVRWFAGEAERLDPASPLPSPAPSPTESLVSSPISDNSAAPTVPTPGTGAFPGKRGAILKQPIGVVLALIPWSFPLALTLRKSAAAMAAGCTVIVKPSSETPLSALALACLADRAGFPPGVLNVLTTSLGNTPVVSESLCMHPLVKAVSFTGSARVGKRVAASCTRNLKRLSLDLGGNCPFLVFEDADLEQTAKDLVALKWRHAGQACVAPNRCYIQRRVYEPFSNLLITETRKLKLGHGMAKDTTLGPVTTIRGLYKAEALCKDAMSKGAVKLLGTGRREPGDGYFMAPTILGDMTDGMLMCREEVFAPVLGLYVFDTENEVVIRANDTPIGLAGYVFTKNQDRLWRIFDRLEAAVVGMNTVSLVMDTPVPAGNNGNGYTPGQATALDEFLITKAAAMPPS; encoded by the exons ATGCGGAGGCATTCAGTTGCCCAGTCTGGTGGGGAAGACTATTCCCATCGGCGAAGGGTTTCATTCTCGCCAACAATGATCAGCGCCGTGACGTCCCCCTTTGCTAGTACGACCACCACAATAACTAgcgccccctcctccaactcAACCACGAGGAGTAACACCAACAGCCTCGTCATCCACGGTCTTCCACCCGTCTCGCTCCCCTTACCGCTCCCTTTCAAACTCACTGACGTTGACCTGCTCCGCCGCGACTGCCACGTCCACGGCGAATGGGTTTCCTCCCGTAATAACAAGCGTtttgccgtcctcgacccGGGCACCGGTCGTGTGTGGGCGGCGTGTCCAGACAGTACGAGAGATGACCTTCATACCATCATCAAGTCCTCGTTCTCGGGCTTCCAGGGCTTCTCAACTACTCCGGCCCGAGAGCGCGCTCGCCTGCTGACTTCCTGGCACCACCTCATCCTTGCGAGCCGTATCGACCTAGCCaccatcctcgtccacgagACTGGGAAGCCATTGAATGAGGCGCTCGCCGAAGTTGACTACGGCGCCGGACTGGTCCGTTGGTTTGCCGGCGAGGCAGAGCGTCTCGATCCGGCTTCGCCGTTACCGTCGCCAGCCCCATCGCCGACTGAGTCTCTCGTATCCTCTCCTATATCCGACAACAGCGCCGCTCCGACCGTTCCCACACCGGGGACCGGTGCCTTTCCGGGGAAACGGGGCGCGATCCTCAAACAACCGATCGGCGTCGTTCTTGCCCTGATTCCATGGAGCTTTCCTCTCGCACTCACACTCCGGAAATCCGCTGCAGCGATGGCGGCTGGCtgcaccgtcatcgtcaagccGTCCTCCGAAACACCTCTCTCGGCACTCGCCTTGGCTTGCCTGGCAGACCGCGCGGGCTTTCCGCCTGGTGTGCTCAATGTCCTGACAACAAGTCTGGGTAATACGCCAGTGGTATCCGAGTCGCTGTGCATGCACCccctcgtcaaggccgtGAGCTTCACGGGAAGCGCCCGGGTAGGGAAGCGAGTCGCAGCGTCCTGCACCCGTAACCTGAAGCGATTGTCGTTGGATCTAGGTGGAAACTGCCCCTTCCTCGTATTTGAAGATGCGGACCTCGAGCAGACTGCTAAAGACCTCGTGGCGCTCAAATGGCGACACGCGGGACAAGCATGCGTAGCGCCGAACCGGTGTTACATCCAGCGGCGGGTATATGAGCCATTTTCGAACTTGCTCATCACCGAGACCCGGAAGCTGAAGCTCGGACACGGGATGGCGAAGGACACGACTTTGGGGCCGGTGACAACGATCCGCGGGCTGTACAAGGCAGAGGCGCTGTGTAAGGATGCCATGAGCAAAGGGGCCGTCAAGCTGCTTGGCACAGGGAGGCGGGAACCTGGAGACGGGTACTTTATGGCACCGACTATATTGGGAGATATGACAGATGGGATGCTGATGTGTCGGGAAGAGGTCTTTGCACCAGTCCTGGGGTTATACGTATTCGATACCGAGAATGAGGTTGTAATCAGGGCGAACGACACGCCGATTGGGCTGGCAGGATACGTCTTTACCAAGAATCAGGATAGGCTCTGGAGGATATTTGATCGACTAGAAGCCGCCGTAGTTGGAATG AACACTGTTTCCTTGGTGATGGATACACCGGTCCCAGCGGGAAACAACGGCAATGGATACACGCCGGGCCAAGCCACAGCCTTGGACGAATTTTTGATCACAAAAGCAGCCGCGATGCCACCATCATGA
- a CDS encoding Putative RNA recognition motif domain, nucleotide-binding alpha-beta plait domain superfamily has protein sequence MSKPPSRVVFVGNIPYGLSEEQISDIFSSAGKVLNFRLVYDRETGRPKGFGFAEYPDNDSAASAVRNLNDYEIMGRKLRVDFSNEGGSDGNDDNHGHQQGRDGGNTSSYASNGYNPTAPPTQPSTLPPLPAGKELPPNVTATDAISRTLNTLPPSQLLDILTQMKALASSDPARATELLQQAPQLAYAVFQALLLMGLVSPEAIHSVIEAGGAPSATPVQAPPIGYPLQPPAPGFPPVPVPGANNTPPVSGTPYAPPPQQVSYGAPPPPAAGALGQDPDALMRQVMELPMETINMLPEAERQQILALRASFGGQRR, from the exons ATGTCGAAGCCGCCCTCCAGAGTCGTTTTCGTGGGCAATATCCCGTATG GCCTTTCCGAGGAGCAGATCAGCGACATCTTCAGCAGCGCAGGCAAGGTCCTGAACTTCCGCCTCGTCTATGACCGCGAGACCGGGCGGCCAAAAGGCTTTGGCTTCGCAGAGTACCCCGACAATG ATTCAGCGGCATCCGCGGTTCGCAACCTCAACGACTATGAGATCATGGGTAGGAAACTGAGAGTCGACTTTTCCAACGAAGGAGGTAGCGATGGTAACGACGACAATCACGGACAT cagcagggccgagacggcggcaaTACCTCCTCCTACGCCTCGAACGGTTATAACCCGACCGCGCCCCCAACGCAACCGAGCACGCTTCCTCCCCTACCAGCCGGCAAGGAACTCCCTCCCAATGTGACGGCAACCGATGCAATTTCCCGCACGCTTAACACgctgcccccctcccagcTCCTGGACATTCTCACACAGATGAAGGCGCTGGCCTCCTCCGACCCCGCCAGGGCTACggagctcctccagcaggCGCCGCAACTGGCCTACGCGGTCTTCCAGGCCCTCCTATTGATGGGTCTCGTGTCTCCGGAGGCGATCCACTCCGTCatcgaagccggcggcgcgccCTCCGCGACCCCGGTCCAGGCTCCGCCGATCGGTTATCCGCTCCagcccccagccccgggcTTTCCTCCCGTGCCCGTGCCGGGTGCTAACAACACCCCGCCCGTCTCCGGCACCCCCTATGCGCCACCCCCACAGCAGGTCTCGTACGGtgcgccgcccccgccggccgccggggcTTTGGGCCAGGATCCGGACGCGCTCATGCGGCAGGTTATGGAGCTGCCAATGGAGACGATCAATATGCtccccgaggccgagaggcaGCAGATTCTAGCACTTCGTGCAAGCTTTGGTGGACAGAGACGATGA
- a CDS encoding Putative glycosyl transferase, ALG6/ALG8, with product MNSSSPHKPRRRGKKTSSSGNAASSSVGNPSIESQILKKEALVKVPVFPLASFLWPARGSVSQWEVLPLILMVVGLFRWAAGLWGYSGFQKPPMFGDYEAQRHWMEITTQIPVSQWYFHDLQWWGLDYPPLTAYHSWLCGKVGALIDPTWFELYTSRGSDDPSLKIFMRATVIVSEYLIYIPAAVIFVRRFSRNSNVPTWTAWMALVAILMQPATILIDHVHFQYNTVMLGFVLASMSSMLAGRYLWSAVFFVAALGFKQMALYYAFSVFSFLLGSCVFPLRPGRFIGIALATVAAFALLILPLVLGTLYDAHRGIDARPDYEGPPPTLPLFPWLTDLLDTNTIYYPVVEQLIQMVHRIFPFARGLFEDKVANFWCALNVVIKLRQYPTDLLQRGALAATLASIIPPNLILFFRPRKVLLPLAFATTAWGFFLFSYQVHEKSALLPLMPMTLLLAGKQGLSRDVRAWVGFANILGAWTMFPLLKRVDLGVPYVVLTLLWAYLLGLPPTSLSAYFQEDQGWMRQWATVLLHGAFYVIMAAWHVAERVVVPPANKPDLWVVANVGIGAVGFGICYLWCLAQLVAQSDILPTRGNSKNKAKSH from the exons ATGAACAGTTCCTCTCCACATAAGCCCCGGCGCAGGGGCAAGAAGACAAGCAGCAGCGGGAACGCGGCCAGTAGCAGCGTTGGCAACCCCAGCATAGAGAGCCAAAtcctcaagaaggaggctCTCGTCAAGGTGCCTGTCTTTCCCCTGGCCTCGTTTCTATGGCCTGCTCGAGGCTCTGTGTCGCAATGGGAGGTCCTACCCTTGATCCTCATGGTAGTCGGTCTATTCAGATGGGCAGCTGGACTCTGGGGATACTCTG GCTTCCAGAAACCCCCCATGTTCGGAGACTACGAGGCGCAACGGCATTGGATGGAGATCACAACACAGATCCCCGTGTCACAGTGGTACTTCCACGACCTCCAATGGTGGGGGCTTGACTACCCGCCCCTGACGGCCTACCATAGCTGGCTCTGTGGCAAGGTCGGAGCCCTCATCGACCCGACCTGGTTCGAGCTATACACCTCGCGAGGATCCGACGACCCTAGCCTCAAGATCTTCATGCGAGCCACCGTTATCGTCTCCGAATACCTCATCTACATCCCCgcggccgtcatcttcgttCGAAGATTCTCCAGAAACAGCAACGTACCTACATGGACTGCTTGGATGGCCCTCGTCGCAATCCTGATGCAGCCTGCCACGATCCTCATCGACCATGTACACTTCCAATACAACACGGTTATGCTCGGCTTTGTGCTGGCAAGTATGTCGAGCATGCTGGCCGGCCGCTACCTCTGGTCCGCAGTTTTCTTCGTTGCAGCCCTCGGCTTCAAGCAAATGGCCCTTTACTacgccttctccgtcttctctttcctcctgGGCAGCTGTGTTTTCCCTCTGAGGCCCGGCCgcttcatcggcatcgcgcTCGCCACCGTTGCGGCCTTCGCTCTCTTGATTCTGCCCCTTGTTCTGGGCACCCTCTATGACGCTCACCGGGGCATCGACGCGCGACCTGACTATGAGGGGCCGCCGCCTACGTTGCCCCTATTTCCTTGGCTGACGGACCTTCTCGACACCAACACCATTTACTACCCGGTTGTCGAGCAACTCATACAGATGGTTCACCGCATCTTTCCCTTCGCGCGTGGTCTCTTCGAGGACAAAGTCGCCAATTTCTGGTGCGCCCTCAATGTTGTAATCAAGCTCCGCCAATATCCCACCGACCTTCTTCAGCGTGGCGCCCTTGCTGCCACACTGGCGTCAATCATCCCGCCCAACCTCATTCTGTTCTTCCGGCCCCGTAAAGTACTTCTGCCGCTCGCATTCGCAACAACAGCATGGggtttcttcctcttcagcTACCAGGTCCATGAGAAAAGCGCCCTCCTTCCTCTCATGCCCATGACGCTACTTCTCGCCGGCAAGCAAGGTCTGTCGCGAGACGTCAGGGCATGGGTTGGATTTGCCAACATTCTAGGCGCGTGGACAATGTTCCCCCTCCTCAAGCGGGTGGATCTCGGCGTTCCTTACGTTGTCCTCACTTTGCTCTGGGCCTATCTTCTCGGTCTTCCACCCACCTCACTGAGCGCATACTTCCAAGAGGACCAGGGTTGGATGCGCCAGTGGGCAACAGTCCTTCTCCACGGCGCGTTCTACGTCATCATGGCTGCTTGGCACGTGGCAGAGAGGGTTGTTGTGCCGCCTGCGAACAAGCCTGACCTCTGGGTTGTTGCAAATGTTGGGATCGGAGCAGTGGGTTTCGGTATCTGCTACCTCTGGTGCCTGGCGCAGTTGGTCGCACAGAGTGACATTCTGCCAACGCGGGGCAATTCGAAGAACAAGGCGAAGAGCCATTAA
- a CDS encoding Putative quinoprotein alcohol dehydrogenase-like superfamily — MVKSYLKYEHSKSFGIVASNTSNLVWAPLGRAGNGTGQAIVAANEDVLCWDIKKGELLSRWRDERNNVPVTAIAQSKVDTDVFAVGYEDGSIRLWDSKIATVIVNFNGHKSAITTLAFDKSGVRLASGSKDTDVILWDLVAEVGQFKLRGHKDQITGLQFVEPEGQVEDEENTTMLDSDPSAEGYLLTTGKDSLIKLWDLSSRHCIETHIAQTNGECWALGLSPDYSGCITAGNEGELKVWFLDTTALAALKGQVDAPQNTKFLHDRGTLFRQHKDKAVEVVFHPRRDYFAVHGTEKAVEVWRIRSEAEVKKSLARKRRRRREKAGKDAKEDGDGAAEGDEQADDISTAEASDFFVQYVIVRTGGKVRSVDWAVNGGSKEIHLLAGTTNNQLEYYSIPTKEGSKSKKEDVPNYTRSLAVELPGHRTDIRAVSLSSDDKMLATAANGSLKIWNIKTQACIRTFECGYALCCAFLPGDKVVVVGTKTGELELFDVASASLLDSVSAHDGAIWSLQVHPDGRSVVSGSADKSAKFWDFKIVQEEVLGTTRTTPKLKLVQSRTLKVSDDILCVRYSPDAKYIAVSLLDNTVKVFFTDSLKLYLNLYGHKLPVLSMDISYDSKLIVTSSADKNIRIWGLDFGDCHKALFGHQDSILQVAFVPHNSDGNGHHFFSSSKDRVIKYWDGDKFEQIQRLDGHHGEVWAMAVGHTGNFLVTAGHDKSIRVWNETDEQIFLEEEREKEIEELYEKTLTTSLERDQDAEDQDGEVGAASKQTVETLMAGERIAEALEIGIADLSLLKEWEHAKKSNPHAPAPQRNPIFLALGNITAEAYVMSVLSKIRASALHDALLVLPFSTVPMLFTFLDLFAQRSMNIPLTCRILFFMLKTHHRQIVASRTMRGMLDGIRANLRAALKRQKDEMGFNIAALKVVGMQIQEKSVKDYVDENWDGGDDSRTVKKRAFVQVS, encoded by the exons ATGGTCAAGTCATACTT AAAGTATGAGCATAGCAAGTCCTTCGGCATTGTCGCATCCAACACATCAAATCTCGTCTGGGCCCCCCTAGGCAGAGCTGGCAATGGCACTGGCCAAGCAATCGTAGCCGCGAACGAGGATGTTTTGTGCTGGGATatcaagaagggcgagctTTTGAGTAGGTGGCGCGACGAGAGAAACAACGTACCCGTCACTGCGATCGCGCAGAGCAAGGTTGACACGGATGTGTTCGCGGTCGGATACGAGGATGGAAGCATTCGGCTGTGGGATAGCAAGATCGCGACGGTGATTGTCAACTTCAACGGACATAAATCAGCCATCACGACGCTGGCATTCGATAAGTCGGGCGTGCGACTGGCCAGCGGCTCCAAGGATACCGACGTCATTCTCTGGGATCTCGTGGCTGAAGTTGGCCAGTTCAAGCTGAGGGGGCACAAGGACCAAATCACTGGGTTGCAATTCGTCGAGCCAGAAGGACAggttgaggatgaggaaAACACGACAATGCTGGACAGCGATCCGTCTGCCGAGGGTTACCTCCTTACCACAGGTAAGGACTCTTTGATCAAGCTCTGGGACTTGTCCTCGAGGCATTGTATCGAGACGCACATCGCGCAAACGAATGGCGAGTGCTGGGCTCTGGGACTCTCTCCCGACTATAGTGGGTGCATCACGGCCGGAAATGAGGGAGAACTTAAGGTCTGGTTTCTGGACACGACGGCACTCGCCGCGTTGAAGGGCCAGGTTGACGCGCCGCAAAACACCAAATTCTTGCACGACAGAGGGACACTGTTCCGCCAACATAAGGACAAGGCCGTGGAGGTGGTTTTCCACCCGCGAAGAGACTACTTTGCAGTCCATGGCACGGAAAAGGCGGTCGAGGTGTGGCGCATCAGATCCGAAGCCGAAGTGAAGAAGTCTTTGGCcagaaagaggaggaggagacgtGAAAAGGCTGGCAAGGATGCGAAGgaggatggcgatggcgcggCTGAGGGCGACGAGCAAGCTGATGACATCTCCACCGCGGAGGCCAGTGACTTTTTCGTCCAGTACGTCATCGTCCGGACGGGCGGTAAGGTGCGGTCGGTCGATTGGGCTGTCAACGGTGGCAGCAAGGAGATTCACTTGCTGGCCGGCACGACAAACAACCAGCTCGAGTACTACAGCATACCCACGAAAGAAGGTTCGAAGTCGAAAAAGGAAGATGTTCCCAACTATACGCGGTCGTTGGCAGTAGAACTCCCGGGACACAGGACAGACATTCGCGCCGTGTCGCTCAGCTCCGACGACAAGATGCTAGCCACGGCCGCCAACGGAAGTCTCAAGATCTGGAACATCAAGACGCAAGCGTGTATTCGAACGTTTGAGTGCGGCTATGCCCTGTGCTGTGCGTTCCTGCCCGGAGACAaggtggttgtggtgggaACCAAGACAggcgagctcgagctctTCGACGTCGCTTCCGCAAGCCTTCTCGACAGCGTCTCAGCGCACGATGGCGCTATCTGGTCATTACAAGTGCACCCGGACGGTCGATCCGTGGTGTCCGGCAGTGCAGACAAATCGGCCAAGTTCTGGGATTTTAAGATTGTCCAAGAGGAAGTTCTGGGCACCACTCGCACAACACCAAAACTAAAGCTCGTCCAGTCCAGGACCCTCAAGGTGTCAGACGACATCCTGTGTGTGAGGTACTCCCCTGATGCCAAGTACATTgccgtctccctcctcgacaacaCCGTCAAGGTCTTCTTCACCGATAGCCTCAAGCTCTATCTTAACCTGTACGGCCACAAGCTCCCCGTCCTGAGCATGGACATATCCTACGACAGCAAGCTCATCGTCACGAGCTCCGCCGACAAGAACATCAGGATATGGGGCCTCGACTTTGGCGACTGCCACAAGGCCCTCTTCGGTCACCAGGACTCCATCCTGCAGGTGGCCTTCGTCCCACACAACTCGGACGGAAACGGCCACCACTTCTTCAGCAGTTCCAAGGACCGTGTCATCAAGTACTGGGATGGCGACAAATTCGAGCAGATCCAGcgcctcgacggccatcACGGTGAGGTCTGGGCCATGGCCGTCGGCCACACAGGGAACTTCCTCGTCACTGCCGGCCACGACAAGTCCATTCGCGTCTGGAACGAGACAGACGAGCAGATCTTCCTTGAGGAAGAGCGAGAGAAGGAGATCGAGGAGCTCTACGAAAAGACGCTCACCACTTCGCTCGAGCGCGACCAGGACGCTGAGGAccaggacggcgaggttGGCGCCGCCTCGAAGCAGACTGTCGAGACCCTCATGGCCGGCGagcgcatcgccgaggccctcgagatcGGCATCGCCGATCTCAGCCTCCTCAAAGAGTGGGAGCACGCCAAGAAGTCGAATCCGCACGCACCCGCGCCGCAGCGCAAccccatcttcctcgccctcggcaacATTACTGCCGAGGCGTACGTTATGAGCGTGCTGAGCAAGATCCGGGCTTCGGCGCTGCACGACGCGCTCCTCGTGCTGCCTTTCTCGACTGTGCCAATGCTCTTTACTttcctcgacctcttcgcTCAGCGATCCATGAACATTCCGCTGACATGCcgcatcctcttcttcatgcTCAAAACGCACCACCGCCAGATCGTCGCCAGCCGTACCATGCGCGGCATGCTCGACGGCATCCGTGCCAACCTGCGCGCTGCACTCAAGCGCCAGAAGGATGAGATGGGCTTCAACATCGCCGCGCTCAAGGTCGTTGGCATGCAAATTCAGGAGAAGAGCGTCAAGGACTACGTCGATGAGAACTGGGATGGCGGTGACGATAGCCGAACCGTCAAGAAGCGAGCCTTTGTGCAGGTTTCGTGA
- a CDS encoding Putative pH-response regulator protein palC, producing the protein MPFPFVLPTTSAFSFSSSFGSDTHPSLPLSSSTYRGVVRDALKKHKRLPSTSQSSHISTVIGALNGYIPYLLAIDAGLNPTTQSGDYINLNTKVPPSIEWRPTLSDNAVPGREQARVKVQSIDHEMAFALSTLANSYTLVARAALHPLYVTTQTTLDSQQRTAAIQTATKYLLDAASIYDYIASRAERVQVAPPCSDVSPSTLRAMSSLALAEATLLAVLKDDPYPAIIAQDRNKNDREWMYKAPEIPKVRAHLFARLCLAAAEHAAQASSLCQAAGRGSSKINEALLRYLEDLRRACRAKACRFFGIDAEIGGQVGMAIAWLQAGLQELGIESKHSSKSSGFGRFKKEWSEKREERKIEKETAWGADGGKGEETRVIEFLEGKWHKLNDTMNVQIIPPIGPLLAQMPSGREMHALKSYQPPTLDRSLLEAMRAPPERGDHYGDALSSDDEAKGHAGPPGGYPESRPEYRSASTSYY; encoded by the exons ATGCCTTTCCCCTTTGTCCTTccgacgacctcggcttTCTCATTCTCATCCAGCTTCGGCAGCGACACTCACCCATCACTGCCCCTCAGTTCCAGCACATATCGCGGGGTTGTGAGAGACGCCCTCAAGAAACACAAGCGGTTACCTTCCACATCGCAATCTTCCCATATCTCCACGGTCATTGGCGCTCTGAACGGTTACATCCCTTATCTCCTCGCCATTGACGCTGGCCTCAACCCGACAACTCAGTCCGGCGATTACATCAATCTTAACACCAAGGTGCCGCCGTCCATCGAATGGCGACCCACGCTCTCAGACAACGCAGTGCCGGGCAGAGAGCAGGCCCGGGTGAAAGTCCAATCCATAGACCATGAGATGGCATTTGCACTTTCTACCCTGGCCAACTCATACACATTGGTTGCCCGGGCTGCTCTGCACCCTTTGTATGTCACAACACAGACTACGCTGGACAGTCAGCAGCGCACAGCCGCCATCCAAACCGCCACCAAATACCTCTTGGACGCCGCATCCATCTACGACTACATAGCCTCTCGTGCAGAGAGGGTCCAGGTCGCACCACCCTGCAGCGACGTCTCGCCCTCAACCCTTCGAGCCATGTCGTCCTTGGCTCTCGCTGAGGCGACTCTACTTGCCGTGTTGAAGGACGATCCCTACCCGGCCATAATTGCCCAGGACCGCAACAAAAACGATCGCGAATGGATGTACAAAGCCCCCGAGATCCCCAAGGTTCGTGCGCACCTGTTTGCGCGCCTctgccttgccgccgccgagcacgccgcCCAGGCTTCCTCTCTTTGCCAAGCTGCTGGGCGGGGCTCCAGCAAGATAAACGAGGCACTGCTCCGCTATCTCGAGGATCTCCGTAGGGCTTGCCGAGCAAAGGCCTGCCGCTTCTTCGGAatcgacgccgagatcgGCGGACAAGTCGGCATGGCCATTGCCTGGCTTCAGGCCGGCCTCCAGGAGTTGGGGATCGAGTCCAAGCACTCCAGTAAGAGCTCTGGTTTCGGGCGTTTTAAAAAGGAGTGGAGCGAGAAGCGCGAGGAAAGAaagatcgagaaggagacaGCATGGGGTGCGGACGGAGGAAAGGGCGAGGAGACACGCGTGATTGAGTTCCTCGAAGGGAAATGGCACAAGCTCAATGACACG ATGAATGTACAGATCATACCCCCGATTGGCCCTTTGCTGGCACAGATGCCATCCGGTCGAGAGATGCACGCTCTCAAGTCGTATCAACCACCGACACTGGACCGCAGCCTCCTGGAGGCCATGCGTGCGCCGCCCGAGAGAGGTGATCATTATGGTGATGCCTTGAGCTCAGATGACGAAGCAAAGGGTCACGCCGGGCCACCTGGTGGCTATCCTGAATCGAGACCTGAGTACAGGAGTGCAAGCACGTCCTATTACTAG